Proteins encoded in a region of the Diabrotica virgifera virgifera chromosome 4, PGI_DIABVI_V3a genome:
- the LOC114338701 gene encoding aldo-keto reductase family 1 member B1-like: MSVPNITLNNGAHCPSFGLGTWLAAPGEVKETVKTAIDLGYRLFDCAWLYGNEKEIGEGLRAKIQDKTVKREELFVVTKLWNIFHEEEKVVPACKESLKNFGLDYVDLYLIHWPCATKNKDFNIQLPFKDSQNIEYDFCKTWKGMEECVRLGLVKSIGLSNFNSKQVQRILDVCTIKPVMNEIEVTPFLNQKKLIQFCKSRGIQILAYSPLGSPARPWAKPGDKMLSLQDPRLVQIGEKYKKSSAQVVLRYVYQHGTIPIPKSSNAGRLKQNIDIFDFSLTDEEMAVIDEFNCNVRVCHAEELKDNPEYPFTLQE; this comes from the coding sequence ATGTCAGTACCTAATATAACTCTAAACAATGGAGCCCACTGTCCAAGCTTTGGCCTCGGTACATGGTTGGCGGCTCCTGGAGAAGTTAAAGAAACTGTGAAAACCGCAATTGACCTTGGTTATCGACTGTTCGATTGCGCATGGCTTTACGGGAACGAAAAAGAAATAGGCGAAGGTTTAAGAGCAAAAATTCAAGATAAAACTGTCAAAAGAGAAGAACTGTTTGTCGTTACAAAATTATGGAATATTTTTCACGAAGAAGAAAAAGTAGTTCCAGCATGCAAAGaatctttaaaaaattttgggcTTGATTATGTTGATTTGTATTTGATTCACTGGCCTTGTGCAACTAAGAACAAAGATTTCAACATTCAACTCCCATTTAAAGATTCTCAAAATATAGAATATGATTTCTGTAAGACCTGGAAAGGTATGGAAGAATGTGTCCGACTTGGTTTGGTCAAGAGCATCGGTTTGTCAAATTTTAATTCAAAGCAAGTGCAGAGAATATTAGATGTATGTACCATAAAACCAGTTATGAATGAAATAGAGGTTACTCCATTTCTTAATCAAAAAAAGCTTATTCAGTTTTGCAAGAGTCGTGGAATACAAATATTGGCATACTCACCACTAGGTTCCCCTGCGAGACCGTGGGCTAAACCAGGCGATAAAATGCTGTCTTTGCAAGATCCTAGATTGGTTCAAATTGGCGAAAAATACAAAAAGAGTAGTGCTCAAGTTGTTTTGCGATATGTCTATCAACACGGTACCATACCTATCCCCAAATCATCTAATGCCGGCAGACTTAAGCAAAATATTGATATTTTTGACTTTAGTTTAACAGATGAAGAAATGGCTGTTATTGATGAGTTCAACTGTAATGTTAGAGTCTGCCATGCTGAAGAATTAAAAGATAATCCTGAGTATCCATTTACATTGCAGgagtaa